TGATTGAAATGCTGAAAAGTAACcatgtttaaattttcttttctttatctaGGTGAAAAGTCACATGTGTTTGGAACAGTAACGACAACTGGATATTTTGAAGGTCAAATTCAGCTTCACAATGACtcatttgttattgaaaaagCATCTCGTCATAATATTACAGATGAAGACATCCATACAGTGATTTATAATGTTAAAGATGTCAATATTCCTAAAGAATCACATTTTTGTGGCTTGAAAAGAAAAAGTACGCAAGTGAAACCGGATGtgaaagaaaacataaatacgCATGACAGTATGGATGATTTCAAACTTCGATATACATCTGGATTAACAGACAATCATAGAAGATATAGAAGAACAGTTGATCCTAAGAAAAAGATATGTGAACTGTATATTCAAGTTGATCATACACTTTTCTTTAGATATAATAACGTGACAGATGACGTGATAGCCAACATTAACAACCACGTGATGGCAGTTAATACTATTTTTAATGCTGTTGGTAAGTATAAGatcttaagaaataattcccaATCCGAGTttttgtctatcagctcatggacataattttgtcattttagcggTAACGTCATCACagctttttttaattgattttctcaatatagaaataaattataagCAATCGGAGGCACTACAACctttgtctggttttttttcagtaGTTTGCTGAAATATACTACAcatgtgttttttaatttttttaattaagtaaTACGTTAAATGAATTAACAGTCAAATGCATTGAGTAAGATATATCACACCTAAGCTTTAATTCTACTGCTATTACTTTAAGCTCTTTCTGTTTACAGATTTTGACAGTGACACTTCACCAGACAGTATAGGGTTTTCAATTAAACGAATAAAAATTCATGATGATCCTACTATTGCCGGATATAAATATTCTGGTAATCATGGCGTGAATTCAATGCTCTTTCTCCATTCAGAAGAAAACTATGACCAGTTTTGCTTATCTTACATTTTTACCCATAGAGATTTCGATAATGGTATTCTTGGTCTAGCTTGGACAGCAGAGCCAGGAACGTCTGGTGGACTCTGTTCGAGGTATACGGTAAGATTCGTTTGATTAAATTATACTGTAAGATTCGTGAGATATactataaaatagttttgttcgATGTATATATTAAATTCCCTAGGTCTAGCTATACGGTTAGCGTCGTTAGTTCgcggtaaaaagtaaaattcgTTACTTTGATTTACACTGAACGATTCGTTTGTTCGAGGTATACGGTAAGATTCTTTTGATTAAATTATACTGTAAGATTCGTGAGTTCGAGATATactataaaatagttttgttcgATGTATATATTAAATTCCCTAGGTCTAGCTATACGGTTAGCGTCGTTAGTTCGCGGTAAACTGTAAAATTCGTTAGTTTGATTTATACTGAACGATTCGTTTGTTCGAGGTATACGATGAGATATGTCAGTTCGAGGTAAACGATATGACTCGTTAGTTCGAGGTTTATGGTAATATTCGATAGTTTCGGTTATTGATTGAGGAAAGTGTACAAACATAAGTTTCCCTGAGCAAATGCTGTGTATATACCATCAATATTTCAAGTTTTTGAAATGTCGTCAATGTCAatcgttcattcataaaattatgtCGATAAGAATGAGATGTATTTTGAAACAAGTTATAAACTATTTTATCGAAGAAATAGTGCAGCAGTTTTGGTCATAATGGAATCATTAGTCTTTCACTTCTTTAACTACGTATTTATGTACTCTTGAAAATAAGTGAATGAAGAAagtcgttttaaaaaaaaagtagttttgTTTATTAGTTTTTGTTGTATCCGTCACcttatgttatataaaaaaagaaagtaataTGTATAGGATAACTCTATGGGCGAATTATCTTTGTTGTTTGGTGAGGACTTTaaccttttttaatatttcattattggGTTATTATTTTTGATGCATATTCAACAGATTGTACagagaattatttattttttacgctTTATATGTTACGCCATTGGCAACAACATTTTTTAAGTAAAACGTCAGAGGGTGAAATTTTGTGATTgatatcaaatttgaatttagccaattttttttttttgagttaTGATAAATGATTGTACGACCTACGTTATAATTGATTTTGGtcacgatattttttttttaaatagcaatTATTCCTTTCAGCTTTACACAGATGGGCGTCTTAGTCTAAACACTGGTATAGTGACAGATCTTAATTATGGAAATGATGTTACTACAGCTGTTTCATATGTCACATTTGCACATGAGATAGGTCATAATTTTGGATCATTGGTAACTATATTATTTTTTCGTTAGTAATCTCCTGAATAATCAGCTATATTTAAGTGTCTACTTCTGTTGTGTGTCAGCACATTACGTATTATGAGTAATTTAATTTTTCGTACCAAATAATCAATTTTCGAGTTTGACCCTCACCGGAAAAAATCGTTAATTATgcgcgcctttatgacgtcattaaCCAGATAGAGGGGACTTCTTATATCCATACTTTATTACTATTCATCAAGAGTCTTATTTATCAAAACGAAGATCTGGCGTTGAAACAGttattatgtttgttattaaaaagAACCAAGATGTACTAATTTGTCTTTATCTGCTCTGCCTTTTTATCGATAgacattcatttatatttcagcATGATGAGTCCTCTAATCTAACATGTGCCCCTGGCGGGAGTAGTGGTAACTATATCATGTTCGCCCAAGCTACTGCTGGAACTAAATCTAATAATGTACTGTTCTCGTCATGTAGTATATCTTCCATGGCACCAATGGTTGCATCAAGAGGACGCGATACAGCTAATGGATGTTTCGTGGGTAAGAATTATTTGAgtgaataaaatcaaattattgttcACAGGGAACAGATAGGTCACTGATTTAACATGAACAGTTTATGAGTCAACCAGcacctgttttttttacacCAATACCCCTTAATATGAATGTGTTCCGTCCTATACTGTATCTTCTCTATTGGGTTCATACAACACAATACGTGGTTAGCAGACTGTTAAATATCATTCAATATTCCAGCATATCAATATTTctattatattgtcattttactcGGAATATGTTGTTGGTCTCATATCACTTTTACAATCGCATTTGATGTGTTTACTATAATTCCACGCGAAATTTAATTTGATGTCAAAATCTATTAATTGCTAATATCTACGTTATCACAAGGCTAGacacttgtatatgtatgttcttTCAAAAGTACTTGGAAGAAACATCACGTGCAAAAGTAGAAAGCATTGTTGAGATACTAGGTCATCAGCCGAGTCTTTCGCGATAAGACGTGAAAGTAACTACCAATATGAACTTACTTTTTACCTGTCTGtgtgaatttttttcaaatatggttGAAATTACTAGAACtagtattaaatttttgtattttcagaatATTCTTCAGCAACATGTGGTAACAAAATAGTAGAAGGTGACGAGAAATGTGATTGTGGCTGGGACGATGATTGTACTGATCCTTGTTGTTATCCTATGTTGTCAGCCACTGGTTCGAACACAGCTAACGCCTGTCAGTATAGAGCCGGGGCCACGTGTAGGTGAGTTCATTTTAAAGGACATGTGCATATACAATTCTGAGAGCCATCGGAGTTTTATAACTTCGTTTTATTCATTTAGCATATAAGGTTAAAAGATGTAAGACAAAACTCACTTGAATCTATTATAAcgtacaattaaaaaaaaatacattaattaaaaaatgttcactttatatgtttttttcgaaCGATGGCATAGTTTTACTTTCGATCGAGTGTTTGTGTTGGctaagataatattttttatgaagtcTTGCTttggtattatttatttatataaaataattaagataCTTTAATGGGTCCATCTACAATTTTCTTAAAAGCATAATTACATAAGGTTTGAAAGAaaccattgaaatattttacatactTTCAGAAAATcggttattattattataatgtaTTGGTTTAAAAAGCTTTTTAAATTACTGGAAACAATTCAATATTGGATATTAGCATTATGatattataagatttttttttctatatattatatgttttcgCAAAGTATCGAggttatttatttaattcaatttctAAACTTTAAATGAAAGTATATGTACCATATATTCCGATTTAATGGATTTATATTATACCGTTATGTGTTAAATCGTTATGAAGGCTGACTTTTTATTATACCATAATTCGTTAAATCGTTTTGAAGGCTGACTTTTTATTATACCATAATATGTTAAATCGTTATTAAGGCTGACTTTTTATTACTAGTATACCATAACATGCATAATATGTTAAATCGTTATTAAGGCTGACTTTTTATTATACCATAATATGTTAAAATCGTTTTGAAGGCTGACTTTTTATTACTAGTATACCATAACATGCATAATGTGTTAAATCGTTATGAAGACTGACTGTTTTCTTGTAGTCCGAGTGAAGGAGTGTGCTGTAATCCAACAACTTGTTCTTATTATCCATCATCTCCCAAGCAAGTCTGTAGAACAAACTCTTCTTGTCTTGATGAAGCAATCTGCGAATATCCTTTAATACTATACTAGCGGAGttggatctgcttaccatttgGGAGCTCCTGTAATCACCAATATTGTGTTGAGTACACGCTGCTCACCTGTAATCACCAATATTGTGTTGAGTACACACTGCTCACCTGTAATCACCAATATTGTGTTGAGTACACGCTGCTCACCTGTAATCACCAATATTGTGTTGAGTACACGCTGCTCACCTGTAATCACCAATATTGTGTTGAGTACACGCTGCTCACCTGTAATCACCAATATTGTAACGAGTACACGCTGCTCAGtctatgatattttatatatagtgTTCTGTTGCCTTTTGTTCTCTTTTTTCTGTCTTCCGTTTCGTGTCATGGCGTTTTCAGCGTTATATTAAGCTATGAGTGTGTATGTTCATTTATTTCCGATCTCTTGATTAACATAATCTTTTTTTTGAGCATACTTGTTTAAAACTACACTTGATGAAGACGAGTTATCACGATAAAGCCTAATTTTTGTGCCTTATGTAGAAAAACAGAAAAGTGAAGGAAAAAACCTTAATTTTCTACAATGACACTTTCGGATCATCTGCCTATCAAAtacatataacttatatttCAAAGAGACAGAAAAATGATGGATATTAGCGTACTTgctgctcttcaaatttgtgtTTGTATGAAACAATATTTCGATATCAAATAGTTTACCCTTTTTGTTTGCATAATGttagatttttaaatgtaaaagcCTTAAAGGGGGAGCTTTATACTAACAAATTAAAGGAATTATTCTAAGTTTAAAgggaacattatttttcagaatttcaatatagaattttctcaaaatattaTCTGATTCTTTAAATTGCTTGATGTtattgtaaacttttgtttgatagTCGAAAAAATACCACGTTCCTCTTTTCCTCCAAATTAAAAGACGTTTTCCCCATCAAGACTCTAAATCTAGAgctaaaagttttgttaaaacgTTTcgaatattcaataaatattgaaCTATCAATCCTTTAATCTTTTATTAAAAACggcatttaaaaacatttagtCGGATTGTACAATGTAGCATCGTAAGCCCtataacatgtaaactaaatttgcTTTCGACTCATACATACCCCAATTGAAAGAACCTAACTACCAAATGGTTCTATTGTGAAACATTATTCTAGACCCTATTTGGTTGGTGTTGATATTAAATGTATGCTGATTTAATAATTACGATCCTTAACAAGTAAACTGGTGGCCTGACCTGTCCAGATTCCACAGAATCAGCCAATGGTACCGTTTGTGATGATAAAAAAGTTTGCTACTTTGGGGTGAGTCAATAATATTTAAAGCTTTATcgtcaaaataaattttaaaacacatttatatttgattgttgCTGGATTGTTGTATTACAATTcattaattaatttgtttaGATCGTGTTTAGAAAATACtatccaaaaaagttttgacttttaaaaaatacttcTCCAGTATATTTCAAGCAAGTATAAAACTTTGATAAACGACTTCGTAAATTTATCGTTTAAGCAATGTTCAGGCCAGGTATGTGAAGCTCATGGATATCAACCATGTCAGTGTGAACCCACAACAGCGGGTAACTGGAAAGACGAACTGCTGTGCTCGTTGTGTTGTACTGATCCAGCTGACAACACTTGCAAGTACGTCAAGCAAATACTTAAGTGAAGCCAGTACTTTAGTTAAGCAAATAATTTAGTTAGGAGAACACTTTAGTTAAGCAAATACTTTAGTTAAGCAAATACTTTAGTTAGGAAAACACTTTAGTTAAGCAAACACTTTAGTTAAGCAAATACTTTAGTTAAGCAAATACTTTAGTTAGGAAAACACTTTAGTTAAGCAAACACTTTAGTTAAGCAAATACTTTAGTTAAGCAAATACTTTAGTTAGGAAAACACTTTAGTTAAGCAAACACTTTAGTTAAGCAAATACTTTAGTTAAGCAAATACTTTAGTTAGGCAAATAATTTAGTTCAGCAAAAACTTTACaaattccttttattcaaatcatagaaattattattttttttcttttcccgTGGCCAATAACAGGGGTTACTATGTTTGGTTGTTTCACATTAACACTTCAAATATGTTGACCTGAATAAGACTACAAAAATTGTTACAGCCATTGCAAAATTcaaagcaaaagaaaaaaaaagaagaaaataaatttgaagatGAAGCAATAATGAGCAAAGTCTTTAGAACAACTAACAACACTTCGAATGCATATTGATGTTTACCTTAATAATGGTTAAAGGATATTTAAAGGCACAATTGTGcactgaaatttattaaaaaaatagcatttgAAACTAAAGTCAGGTTTGACAAAAGGTGAATTCCACATAAAGAATGAAGTGGGCaaaataaagattatatttaaaaatcaacaaaCTGTATCGTGAATTATCTTTAAAACATTACTAACAGCAGTGTTGTTTGTTATGAATAAGATCCTAAAGCATAAACCATTATCACAACATATGAATTACtccaaatgaaatattgattatgtGAATATTAGAGTTAGGATAATTGTCTCATCAAGGTTATAGTGTTCTGTGTCTCAAATATATTGGGTCGCTAACCGCAATATACTATTCGAAAAGAACCGATGTTAacccaattttgttttgttgtttgtgttttattatcCAATCATGCAGAACGAGTACTTAATCAtctttcaattttgtaacacaaataccaaatttttttcttctttctttcaGAACTGCTGACCAACTTTCTAACATTAATGTAGCGTTTACTAAGGCTGTGCCAGGGACACCATGTAATAAATTTCTCGGATACTGTgatgtttttcatatttgtagAGAGGTTTGTTTACATGCTTAAAACAGGGAGATAAATTTTCAAGCTTGATTATGTCAAGGTCTTATTTGGAATCCAGAGGTCATAATAAATATGCTGCGTAATTATTTATCCTggtttttcatttgatttggtGTGATCATTCCTGATTAAGGTAGATTAGGAAAAAGCTATTCGAACGttatttgaatattgaatattatatacatttatttagtttaagcatattttatttactCAAAGTGAAATGGATTGGACACAAATAAACCTTACGTATGTAGTCCGCACCGATTAACAATAAATTACAATACAACTATAATATGAGCATGcactaatttaaaataaactttacgagtctatcaaatgaaaaagaTGAAACTGTAATAACGTTAAAGTTAGAAAAGattatgatgatgatgacgTGAATGTAAACCTTTTGATAAATTCgaatacatgtttaaatatatggACGCTTTGTTCATACGAGAGGTTAGGATACTCAGATGTTAGTAACTAAACATTCAGTATAAGATCATCAGGAATCTATCCTAGATTGTTCATCAGAATTTCTCTCTGGTGTGTATATAAAGAACAGACAACAAAGAAAAAGTGCACAGTATCAATGTTGcatccacaaaaaaaaaccaagatggTTCAGCAATTTTATTGACTCTTAACAAGTTATAGTTCATTTCTCAAAGGCACATaccattattattattgttgatCAGTAATGAGTTAGAAATGGGCAGTTGCGTAAAATTGACGTTATATAACCAGGAATATTCTACGTCAATGGAAGTCTCAAAATATACGAGTATATTAGCAGACTTATAATCCTTGTCATTGATCAATCACCCCAAAATAATCATTGTAGCTTAAATTATGCCATTATATGTTTCATGATTCTTAACGAATTGTTTTGGCTTTGCCTAAACATTTTTGATGTCATGGGTacttattgaatttattttagaaattatttgtTGCATATTGATATATTAATAAGAAATGCGACTTCATTTTCTGTTTTGCAAAGGTTAACTGTATCAATGACAAATATCTAAACCATGCATGGTTGGTACACTTTCCgtcaaaaaatgaaacattggaCACATGCGCAAAAGTCCCCGATACATGGTAATTTGATTATAACAAGTTGTGATATACTGTAAGTTTTTGATTTAGGTTGATTTACAAAGACATCTCAGCAAAGAAGTGAATAGTATTCTCGAAAATGTGTTTTTCAATTCCTGTGAATAatctgtttgtgtttttaaatacaGGTTGATCCATCAGGTCCTCTCAGTAAACTGAAGAATTTCTTTCTGAACGGAGAAATAATCGATAAAGTGAAGGAATTTTTAACAGAGTACTGGTATGTTGCAATAGCAGGAGGTGTTGGACTCATTATACTACTTGTAAGTATCAACaagtcatacaagtgagaggtttagctagtttAAAGctaggtttaatccatcatttgtTACATAATATCTATCCTGTACCAATTccaaaatatgacagttgctatttattatttgatgtgtttgagctttggaTTTTGCCATTTTCGATTTGATACGGGgcttttgttttgaattttcctcgaagtttggtatttttgatattactttttgaatgatttttggtgAGTGAGGCTCTGCTAAAAAATGTTGTTGATGAAAGCCTTGATGATGGCAAAtattataaacacaaaaaaacgtGCATACTTTATATGTCAATTGCCAACAATGATTTGGTCGgttgataaataaatatgtttaacttaaactaaaaaaaaatcagtctaGTTTCAAATCAAGATatagttattttaatttcttgtaaactgtgaaagtaaaaattatatttaagttAATGTCAATTGGCTATTATACATTTCAGCATTTAACCGTTATCATGCAAGACATATTCAGtttgagctttgctcattgttgaaggtcgtacggtgacctatagttgtttatgtctgtgtcattttagtccttttatgatagttgtctcattggcaatcataccacatcttcttttttatatgtctgATTTAAACAGTAGAGATGAATGTATTTTGTAATCGTTTTATAGGTTATGATGATAAAATGCTGCTCAAAAAGTTCAAAGGGCAAAGTACAACCAGCACCACGACGTATGTATGTGGAACCATCACGTACCCGATATTAACTGTATTCCTTAACTGGTACCATGCTGACATGGTGCATCTTTAACACAGTGCTATATGATTGGACTATTTGCTCAATTACCGTCCAGGAGATGTCTGTGATACAATATGTTTTCTTATTAACATTTACATGTTTGTGTGTACTATTAGAAATATTATAACTGATAGAGAGATTATTTTGACGCTTCTGTATTGGTTGAGCTATATATTTCACATGTAAAATACGAATTTTCATTTCTTGTATTAACTTTATcgttattttgataaaaaaaaatatagttctcATTAATATTTAGCGATACCAGGTGTGCCGACCGGTAAGATTGTTTCTGCTGGTTTAACATATCAGTCATAGATaatttgttatgattttttcatttttgatgtcTACATTCGGAATCAGGTTTAAGAAAGACATGGAATATACTGttggttttgtattttgttgtatttcacTTAACATATTATAGCACAATGCAATTTCAAGCTATTTATTATGATACTTTAGTTATCAATGACGTATGTATTCATTTACTTCGtggttttaaaaatttatttatttattaagtttttttcttttttgttaactAACAAATTATGCATACAAGCGTTAATTTTACTTGCGCTTTGTTAATTGGTTAAATTATACCCACTTAATACAGCACGTTGTAGTTTGTGAATTGCCTATTAGAAAATTTGTGTATAAcatgattttgtcattagtgGAGTATATACCTGTTTGATGATGCATAGCGTTTCCagataaaagttatcaaaggtaccaggattataatctagtacgcaagacgcgcgtttcgtatatACACGACTcgctcatgtcaaaatatttataaagccaaacgtgtattttaaaataacgcTCATCTTATCGAGGGGTCATCATTTGTGTCTCCAATATactaaaaatgacaattttttaaaagtatcgaCGATAGATATAACTgtaaaatttgtattatttcatcatataaatGAGCAATAAACACACTTTCAAACTTGGTCTGTGATTTATTTGATCAATGTCATCATCTCACTCTCGTATTACCAAGGATGTTGTAGGTTGGCAATGCTAAATGTTTGTATAAATACGCTGACGACGAGGAATGTCAAGAAAATCAAGAAGGATATTCTCCATGCGTTTTGTACAGAAATAAGGCCGTTATATAGTTTTCTCGTATGAATACTCGAAACGAAGCAAACAAAGAGCTCGGCGAGCTTCACTTGGGTACTGTTCTAATgttcaaacaaataaattatccaTTTTCAGACaatgcatacatatatattgtttatttattaattgcCCAGATTTTAAATGGacagataaaataaatacaaggcaaggtacatttgaaaattttctttctttttgtttacttatatatgttgaaaatttatatatgtCTGTTGGTTATCATAATGCAATGATTGATACTTTTGTACTTGAATTTGATTTCTACAAAGTACGGTTGCAAAATGTCTATACTTTTTCCGGTCATGCGAACGTTTGCTACTGTAAGACATCCCGAGGTGTTGGGCTGTTGCAGGGTAAAAGTATACCCGTATCCAAAATGCATTCATTTCGTAGTGGCAGTCCTTATTTACTTAAGCTTCACTCCATCCTCTATTACATGACCACCTATTGTCTATTCTTGTTCTGAATAtccatggaatatttgccactggacatataCCTACCGACAATCAATCAACTAATATAATTACCATTGATTAGAAATTTCGTGTAACGGGgatttatattagaaatattattatttatacaaaacatgGCAAGTGCAAATTTATGCACAATTCATTGAACATATATTTCTCTACTGCAGTATGGGAgaattaaaatgttatacaaaAGCAAATGCAATgttgtctttataatatacattgattgtttttcatatatGACAAAGTGAATCTTTTATGTCttatgttgttaaaaataatatataaataaagcacCAGAATCAACGAGAACGATTGATATCATCTTTACCAGGTGTATCACTAGAAAAAGTCATGTTACAGATGCACACCTTAGTACTTAATATAATATCCTTTTCATTATAtactttaaatcatttaatacatgtaattaccaTATGCACTGCTGGTGGTCATTTatttccccaagggtatcaccagcccagtaggtAGCACTTCTGATtaattgatatgttcataattataaattaactgttaacctgcttttctacctcaggaatatattaactcagctatatttggcaaaagttttaggaatttttggtcctcaatggtCCCCAACTTCGTACTCTATTTGAccttataaacaatatttttattcgagcgtcactaatgaatATTTGCaaggaaacgcgcgtcttgcgtaaatgtaaagttttaattctggtatctatgatgcgtTTATTAAGAACATTATGAAATAAAGTTGCAGAATCTACAACGACCAAACTTCATTTGTCTTTCattccaaaaaaacaaatatttcatatttaaaaaatacgtTTTCATATTTCACATGCATTACCTTAAGTTTTGCAGTAGACGTCTAGAGATACTGGCATAttgaaaagttttgaaaactaaaaaaagacGTTTTGATGTGGttgttcttttttattaggaAACAAATTTGTATTGACAAATTCTTCTACTTGGAACACACCACACATTTTAACAGGGTGTCTTGTACATATGGTGGACACTTGAGTGATCCACAGTACGCCTTGACTCCATACAGAAGGTATCCATTGTCGTTGCGGGAACCAGCCTCCAATATGTCTGGACTACTATCAACGCATATACAATGGGACGCACCAGCATGGTTATAGTGTCCTGACATCAGGTTTCCACTATATTCGCTTTTCCAACCAGAGTAACACTGGGATTTCCCGGGAATCATTAATACAGTTGATGCATGACTTACACGACAAACTGCGCATGGTACATCTTTGTCTATTAGATTACTACCAAAATCATTGGTTTCATACTCCATCCCAAATAAAGATCCAAAAGCGGATTCATGACTAACAATACCAAGTTCAGGATCATGTGGGACACACACTGGATTTGCAGGTCGTCCTGGATTACTGTAATGGCCACCTGCAGCAATACCTGCAAATTCATAATTCGTTATAAAGAATCTTATAGAATTGCTTCAAACTATTCGTCTTGTTCTTCAGTGCAAAACGGAAATGATATTACGGCACTGaaatattcattgttatttcTTTGACGcaatccccatttccatttccatttattatataattatgttttgcCCTTGATATACTTAAATCCCTCGATGAGTTATACATGTAAGTAGTCGAGTGTAACGCATTaacatgaatatataaatacatatatcacCCTttgggtcaggtgagctaaaaagacaGTGTATGACTAAACGGATTTGAATGCTTTAAcgtacatttaaacaaatacatgttgTCTTTCTAAAACTTTTAACATCTCACCGCTTAATTATttgcattgtacatgttgtattaaCATTGTACCATACAATGTATTCCTCTAGTcttatataaagttaaatttaaatatttaattttttattatttctgtcGAATTGAAgattatacaatattttaaaaaggggtGTTCTGCAAATTGCTACAACAAGTGCAATTTGGTCTTCCGCCTAAAAAACATATGGTATTTTGGATAGGGCagaaatttagtttaaaaatatacaagatgCTATTTGCTATTAAAAGTACCAGGCTTATTATTTAATAAGTCATACGCGCGTTTCGCTTCCATGAGACGCATCAGTGACGCATCAGTGATAAAATATCAAgttatcaataatgtggtcatttttataaatttcctgtctaccaaactttgaaattttcgaaaaactaaggattttctcattccaggcatagattaccctagccgtattttgcacaactttttggaattttggatcctcaatgctcttcaactttttacttgtttggctttataaatattttgataggagcgtcactgatgagtcttatgtagacgaaacgc
The nucleotide sequence above comes from Mytilus trossulus isolate FHL-02 chromosome 5, PNRI_Mtr1.1.1.hap1, whole genome shotgun sequence. Encoded proteins:
- the LOC134717638 gene encoding disintegrin and metalloproteinase domain-containing protein 10-like, with product MVDIGPICLLFSHFLMPLVYGHLHTSSVSYLEAVHYDRESLHHQHRTKRSTEELVHLQFKAFSRKWSVKLRRDASIFHNNIIIENSKGPVIYDFDSTYTGKIEGEKSHVFGTVTTTGYFEGQIQLHNDSFVIEKASRHNITDEDIHTVIYNVKDVNIPKESHFCGLKRKSTQVKPDVKENINTHDSMDDFKLRYTSGLTDNHRRYRRTVDPKKKICELYIQVDHTLFFRYNNVTDDVIANINNHVMAVNTIFNAVDFDSDTSPDSIGFSIKRIKIHDDPTIAGYKYSGNHGVNSMLFLHSEENYDQFCLSYIFTHRDFDNGILGLAWTAEPGTSGGLCSRYTLYTDGRLSLNTGIVTDLNYGNDVTTAVSYVTFAHEIGHNFGSLHDESSNLTCAPGGSSGNYIMFAQATAGTKSNNVLFSSCSISSMAPMVASRGRDTANGCFVEYSSATCGNKIVEGDEKCDCGWDDDCTDPCCYPMLSATGSNTANACQYRAGATCSPSEGVCCNPTTCSYYPSSPKQVCRTNSSCLDEAICDGGLTCPDSTESANGTVCDDKKVCYFGQCSGQVCEAHGYQPCQCEPTTAGNWKDELLCSLCCTDPADNTCKTADQLSNINVAFTKAVPGTPCNKFLGYCDVFHICREVDPSGPLSKLKNFFLNGEIIDKVKEFLTEYWYVAIAGGVGLIILLVMMIKCCSKSSKGKVQPAPRRMYVEPSRTRY
- the LOC134719435 gene encoding short-chain collagen C4-like, with amino-acid sequence MSDFNSMALNLKCLLLWCMFVTCIKTESESINEKRLLLTDSDYADNQQIQRDIQLMKATMSQLQTTVNTLNAKVIGQDQQIQIQDKKIQNQDIQIKSQASVITTFQNNPSGSTYVRWGRKECPTNSTEMVYTGIAAGGHYSNPGRPANPVCVPHDPELGIVSHESAFGSLFGMEYETNDFGSNLIDKDVPCAVCRVSHASTVLMIPGKSQCYSGWKSEYSGNLMSGHYNHAGASHCICVDSSPDILEAGSRNDNGYLLYGVKAYCGSLKCPPYVQDTLLKCVVCSK